The genomic stretch CGGCGGCGGGCATATTCCATACGGCGGAACATGCGGCGTCGGTGATGGGCTGGCTGGGGGTGCCACTGCGCATGATTCCCCGCGCCGAACTGTTCCCTTCCAGCGAAGCGAAGGAGCGCGTGCGGGCACATCTGGCGGCGTTGGGAATGGACAGCTTGGTGAACTATGCAGTGATTCATCCAGCAGCGCTGTACGCAACGAAGCAGTGGTCCGCCGCCGGGTTTGCTGGGATCGTAGCTCATCTCGACAATCGCCACGGACTGCGGCCAGTGTTTCTCGGCGCCCCTAGCGATGCGGACACCATCAGCGCGATTCAGCAACACTGCGGAAGTCCATTGCCGCGCGCCATCGGATGGCCGATCAGCGATATGATGGCGCTGCTGGCGGGCGCTCGAGTTTTCCTGGGCAACGACTCCGGCCCGGCGCACGCCGCCGCCGCGCTGGGCGTGCCGGTGGCGGCGATCTTCGGGTCGTCGAGCTCAGCGATCTGGGGACCTTGGCGCGCGAGGTCCTCGGCGATTATCCAGAATCACTATGACTGCAATCCCTGCGCAGGCGACCGCTGCCATGCGTTCAGCGAGCCGCGCTGCATCCTGTCCATCACCTCAGAGCAGGTGCGCGAGGCCATCGACGTCCTGCTGGCGAACAGGCCGAACGGGGTTTAGTTCGGCAAAAATTCCAGGAAAATTGAGTGGAGCGGGCAACCTCGGGACGCCTAATGGGGTTCCATACAGTGTACCTAAATGTGTGCTCCCGTGCGGGATTGGGCTGTCCGAGGGGGCCCATCGGGCCGATAATAGGTGTGGTAGAGTAGGGAGAAGTAGTGGCTAGGGCATTAGCCATGGGCTTTGGCTTGGCATCTCCCCGGAAAGTGGTCGGCTGTTTTGGAAGCATAGGGCTATGCTTGCAGACGCAAAAGCAGCATTTTATGGAACGAGATGCAGCTTATTAAGGTAGGAACCGGCTTTTGAGAATTGGGATGAACAGAAAGATGGAGGAAGTGATGCCTCAAGGCGTGGCTACAACTCGCGGGGCATTGGTGCGGAAATTGGTGCGGAAGAAGCTGGGGGGGGATGCTCGCACGCGCTTGCTCCTCTGGGTATTCGGCGCGCTGCTGGCGGCATTGCTAGCTGGACCCCTGGCTGGACCCCTTGTTGTAACCGGATACGCCGCGCGCGGCGACAGCGAATACAACGCTGGACAGAAGGCTGAACAGGCCAATGATCTGGATGAGGCTTTCCGTCAGTTTGGCTTGGCCGTGAACGCCGATTCCAACAATGCAAAATTCCTGATCGCCTACGAGCGGGTAAAACTGCAAGCCGCTGGCACCCATGTAACTCGCGGAAACCATTTGCGCGATGCCGGGCAGTTGCAGGACGCGGCGCTCGAATACGAGATGGCCAGTTCGATTGATCCGGGCAATCATGCCGCGCGCCAATCATTGGCGGCGGTGCGTGCCCAGATCCGCCAGCGGCAGGAAGGCACTGTGGCCGCCGACGCTTTTGACGGCCCGGATTCGGCGGATTCGCTCGGACCACCGCAGTTGCAGCCGCTTTCCCGCGCGCCCATCAACACGCGCATGACCAACGACAGCCGGATTATTTTGGAGACCATCGCCAAGCTGGCCGGCGTGAACATGCTCTTCCATGCCGACTTCCAGTCGAAGCGCATCACCGTCGAGTTAAATAATGTTACGCTCGAAGAGGCACTCGATCAGGTGATGGTGCTCACCAAGAACTTCTGGAAGGTACTCACGCGCAACACGATTTATGTGATCCCTGATACGGCCGTCAACCGCCGCGAGCAGGAGCAACAGGTCATCAAGACCATCTATCTCTCCAATACCATCACGCCGCAGGAATTGA from Acidobacteriota bacterium encodes the following:
- a CDS encoding glycosyltransferase family 9 protein, whose translation is MSHDPVSGGRPPKNLVPLDIPIRRSAAGHGLDGLPQSARVLVIRLRSMGDTVLLTPALRLLHDWRPDLRVSVLLDRPWDDLLADNPVIDSVLTTGGKLETLWRVRRAKFGAVVNLHGGPTSAQITQVSGARLRVGLAHFRSQAAYNLIVPRAEEVFSNGLTPAAGIFHTAEHAASVMGWLGVPLRMIPRAELFPSSEAKERVRAHLAALGMDSLVNYAVIHPAALYATKQWSAAGFAGIVAHLDNRHGLRPVFLGAPSDADTISAIQQHCGSPLPRAIGWPISDMMALLAGARVFLGNDSGPAHAAAALGVPVAAIFGSSSSAIWGPWRARSSAIIQNHYDCNPCAGDRCHAFSEPRCILSITSEQVREAIDVLLANRPNGV